CTCACTCGCAATTTTCCGTGGCAATCCATGCCTTCGTCTTTCAATCTATTACATCGGTGCTTCCAACAGCACACATCTTTGGAAATCAGTATAAACACTTGGCTGGGCTGCAAATGGCAGACCCACATTTTGGTACTCCGGGAAGCATTGACCTTCTGCTAGGAGCTGACGTCTGGGATCTCATTCTGAAGGGAGACACAATCATTGGTGGTCCTAACGAACCACATGCACAACTTACGAGTTCGGGTTGGGTTATTTTTGGGCCCGCATCAACATCTTCAATAAACGATTCAGGCTTGCGCTAATACAGCGCCAACATTTTGGAAGAGTCTCGTTTGGACGAGATTGTAAGCAGCTTTTGGAAGCTCGACGAAGGGTCTGAAGACGACGAGGTTATTGATGATGAATGTGAGCAAATATTCTCAACGACTCATTCAAGAACATTGGAAGGGCGTTACATGGTACGCTTACTAATGCAAGTTAACGCACCGCCCCTCTAGGTACCTACAATGATTCCAATCGTGCATATTACATTCCGCATCATGCCGGGCTGGACAAGTTTCGTGTAGTTTTTAATGCTTCAGCACCAGCATCAAATGGTGTTTCTCTAAATGATATACAGCGTGTGGGTCCAACCATTCAGAATTCGTTGAACGATATCCTTTTCCGATTCCGAAGATACGCCATTGCTCTGACCGCTGACGTGGAAAAGATGTTTCGCCAGGTTTTAGTAGCACCGGAAGATCCAGACCTCTAACGCATCCTTTGGCGCGAATCCCCGAACGAGAACATTAAAATATATCAGCCATACAACGCAGTACGAGCGTTACGACAGTGTGCTGTCGATAATTCTGGAGCAGCTGCTGACCTTTATCAAGCCGAATCAGCACGTTGtgccattttttcttcattttatgtggaCGATTTCCTGAGCTGTACTAACATTGAAGACATAGTCACTTTAGCCAAGAATATATCCATGATTTTCTCGAAATGTTGTTTTAGACTTCGGAAGTGGAATTCGAATAGAGCCGCCATTCTAGCGAAAATTGGAATCCTCTTCTCTACATGAATGCAATATCCACCTACCTATAGCTACAGTGCTAGAGCTGCGTTCGGACCCGGTGAGTGACGAATTGTTATTTAAGGTATCACTGAAGCAGTATAATAAAAGGCCGACAAAGCGGCGAGTTCTTAGTGATGTAGCCCAACTGTATGGCCCCACTGGATTTTTGGCACCAGTCATTATATCGGGCAAGGTATTTATACAGACTCTTTGGTCTACGGGTATATCTTGGGATACTCCACTATCTAAAGATCTGTGCCATATTTGGTCTAAATTTCTCTTTCTTAAGTATTCTCGTACTTCCCTCTATGGTTTTTGTGATGCCAGTGAGAAAGCCTATGCTGCTGTGGTTTACGCACGCACTATTGACAATGATGACAAAGCCAAGATATCCTGGCTTACCGCACGCACCAAGGTTGCGCCGTTGAAAGGAGCCACAATCCCTCGACTGGAACTATGTATGTGGAGCTCTTTTGTTAGCCAAGGCAATTTGTAATGTTCGCAAGGCGCTAAGTTAAAAGGATACCTCTGTGCACTTACTGACGGACTCCAGTATTGTCTTGAGTTGGCTACGCAAACAGCCAGTGATGTTTAAGCCATATGTTGCCAACCGGGTTCGGCAAATACAACAATTGACGCCATTAAATTCGTGGCATTATGTACGTTCAGCGCAGAATCCAACGGATTGCGCCAGCCGAGGTGTCACTCCATCAGAGTTGTTGAGCCACCATTTGTGGTGGTCGGGCCCACATTGGTTACGTCAGAAAACAACCCCATTTGACGAGACACCGGAGTTACAAGCTGACGAACGTATAACTATGCAGAGTAAAGAGAGGTCAAGAGTTTTAACCTTTGCATCCTCAATTAGATTGCAGCTTATCACCCGACGTATAGATGGACAGCCTATTCCACTAACACAACGTTTTAGTTCCATCAGACGACTTATCAGAACTACAGCTATAGTCCTGCGCTGGTTACCAAGGTATCGCCATTTTCAACAACATCTTGTTACAACCCCAGAGATGGATAACGCGCTTGAATTGCTCATTCGTATTGATCAATCGTCCGCGTTTCCTCAAGACTTACGTTGATTACGCGAAGCAACCAACTTATCAACCTCCAGTCCGCTATTAGCATTTAACCCCTATATAAATGATCATGGTATCATCCGGGTAGGCGGCCGCATTCATAGATCAGCATTGGTTGAAGAACATCGTCATCCAACTATACTTCCTAGCGATTTAGTTAGGCTGCTTGTTCACCAGACTCATATCGACACCCTTCATGGCGGTACACAGCTGATGCTGCAGACCCTACGCTATTGGATTCTTCATGTAAGGCAAGTTGTTCGCAGTGTGGTACACAAATGTGTGACATCGGGGAGTTACCATTACTCAACAGATGGCCTCATTACCACGACATCGGGTCAACGTATATCGGCCATTTCTGGTGTCAGGTGTAGATTACTGCGGTCCCTTTTCCCTCCGCATCGGCACTAAAAGATCTCGCAGTACAGTGAAAACTTATCTGTCAGTTTTTGTATGTATGGCTACCAAAGCTGTCCACACAATAAATTGATGGATGACCTGTCATCAAAAGCGTTCATAGACGCCTTCACGCGTTTTATAAGTCGACGCGGTTTGTGTCGTGACAACGCTACAACTTTCGTCGGAGCCAATCGGATGATGAAGGAAGACCTAGCCGCTTGGCACAGTGAACAGAATCAACAATATCTCGCCAACATTGGGACGAGTTGGCACTTTATAACCCCAAGTGCCCCCCATCATGGTGGATTGTGGGAGGCTGCCGTGAAGTCCGCAAAACGACATTTGGTTCGTGTCATTGGTAATCAGGCGATGTGGCATTCGCAGTTACAAACACTAGCGACACGAATTGAAGCTTGTTTGGATTCGCGTCCGCTTATACCGCTGACTGATGACCTTGAAGACAAATATGCGCTGACACCTGGGGACTTCCTCATTGGCGCCCCACTTATCGCAGTGCCAGAACCGACCGTGGCGGAAATTCCATCTAACCAACTAAAGCACTGGCAGTGGTTAGGACGAATCCATCAACAGTTTTGGCATCGGTGAAGTGCAAAGTATTTGGCGACTCTACAATCACGAAGTAAGTGGCGTAGACGTTCCGAAAATATTCAGGTGGGAGATATTGTCCTGGTCAGACATGAGAACCTCCCCCCAACACATTGTCGACTGGATCGTGTAATAGAGGTACATCCTGGCAGTGATGGCCTTGTTCGAAACGCAACGTTGATGACTTCTAAGGGCGTGTGCACCCGGGCAGTACAAAAACTGTGCTTACTTTTACAACTGGACGATTTCGAAGCAGTTACTTCGACCGGGCAGGATGTCtaagatttattttaagtttattatttcatatcacACGATGCACCCTGTGCGGCGTTCCTCAATGACTTAGTATTCCTTACTCCTTATATTTCATTTAACTATTGTATTACTATCGTTGATTTCTTCTACTTTGGATTGCCGAAATAAAAGGACGTGTTCATCAGTTTAATTCATTAACAACATGCTTTGTAATACACAAAAActtagacttttttatttttaaatattttgatttcgaaCTTTGCTCGTCGAATTCAAAACTGCCTCTAGCTTTACCCTAGAGTATGAGCCTTGAATGATTAATAATAACCCAACACTTATCTTCCTCCCACTCAACCGACGCGAAGAGTACAATCGATACAAAATAAGCCGAATAATGACGTACAAGATCTTAGCAGTAAGGGTCTATAATGCCTCGAAAACCGTGCCGGAATTTCAAATGTACCTTCAGACAATAGACAAGAACTGCAAACTGTCCCATTTAGAAATTTCACAAGGAATGTTATGCCAAGCATTTTCCTACGACTAGCTGTTTAGATAGATGTACAAGGTCAgttgcacgagtggtttcaacgttttcaaagtgatcttgtgaacataaatgacgatcaacatgtgggccaataaaaatccgtgatcaccggaaattccatcgaaactgtgtgtgaattcatctaaaatcagccgaaatcatcattgaaattcatggaacatctccaaaacatcgatttatcgcattttgactgaacatttgggcttacgaaaggtgtgtgcacggtttgtgccgcatttcttctttttcggaaaaatgcaattgcccatgaaaggaaagcgtaaTGAAGACatagaggtcattcaaaaggtctaaaacactcgtttgacatgcttttgaacttttgaaccgtgcaaaaagctgtattgaagcagaaggagactactttgaataaaataaattgattttgcagaaaaaaccattggttctgtttttttaggtcctgtttactttgaaacgcacCTCGTATAAGTTTTAAATTCATAGCCCATAAACCCATCGCAAATGCCCTAAaccgaaaattaaaatttttttgaaatataatctACCCTTTCAGAACAGATTTGGTAATTGGGGTTCATATAGCCATATTCCAGCATAGACCCAATCAAAGTTGTAAAGTAGTTTTAGTAATATACAGGCCTCTAAGTTCTTTACACCAGCATGAACAAAACTAAGAACACCTTTTGCTTTCGAAATCATAGTATCTCTACGAAGACTAAATTTAGGGTCCCAAATAAACAAGTTGAAAGCTAGTACTTCTTAACTAAGAAACTGTCAAAATGTCAGgctatttctttcaaatatttcatgCTCCTGCAACTTGAaaggattaaagccagggaagtaactaccttcaggtacataagaGCTGTTAGTTATAAGGGTCTAGGGCCAATTTTCACTAGATTTTACTCATTTTAAGCCCAAGTATGCAccgttataaaaaaaacacgctttttcaattttattaagataacattttaaaaagtcaccaggaagtttgaatgattttttctaaattttaattacatatctgacacattgactgatattttcggtaaaaagtcaactatcggtactgggtccacatattcagttTGAACAGTTTTACAGAAAACAATTAAATCACCACGCATTAGAATCTTATGCCACAGCGCAataacaagctacaacaataactattaaaaatcgctgcggggacttaaacttgacggccatatactgcccacctttaaagaaatttttggaacactaggtcaaagactTCTAGCAGGTGGCAGGTGCCCACGTTTTATTATTAtaccgaaaggacgacagctgtatcaaactgttataaataggcgCAATAACCTTGACATAACATCttctggtaagccgacatatttgcctagtgatcgtaagaaaataccagatttaattgattttactgtaatcaaaaatatagataaatcacacataacagctgatacctgtactgatctatcttttgatctaaaaaaatacgtcagtagccacattaatattgagtaaaaaataaatacaggaagagatattgacgaaagcataagagaagtcaatgacataataaccagcgcagctgtcttagcaacaccaaacaaaatctataagccgcttggtttcagaaaaatctctaatagagaaatagaaatgcttataaatgaaaaaaggcgtgcaagacgtgaatggcagataaatcgatccccttccactcagcttcaattaaaatctgctgtacgttaATTAAAGAAAGCGCttaacgtgaggaagaattgaacaccgaaatgtatataaagaagctgtgtccaaatttaaacaagcaaaactccctttggaaagcccaaaagtccatgaagccaccaactgactccaacatgcttATATgagacttgggtggaaattgggctcgaagtgacgagtcAAAGgcaaattgttttgcaaattacctagaaaaggtatttcaacacAATTtaccaaagaacaactttaagctgtcaatcttacccaacacagctaaagagtcgctcgagtctTTTAAGACGTCACCTTCCGAAAAAACAACTTCGTTTTGGGAAAATGTAATCTTCACGGAAAAAtctaaattcaatatatttggaaGTGATGGACGCAAATCTGTTTGGAGAAAGGAGGGACAGGCACTAAATCCTCGTAACATTACACATACGGTTCAGTACGGTGGGGGAAATATTATGGTTTGGGGCTGTATGAGTGCTAATGGGGTAGGTAATCTTGTTTTAATCGAGGGTATAATGAATAAAAtggattatttaaatattctaaaaaattatttgccgcAATCCGCTCAAAAAATGGGCTTAGGGGATGGATTTGTGTTTATGCAAGACAATGACCCAAAGCACTCAGCTGTCATGGTAAGGGAACGGTTGCTTTATAACACCAAAAAAGTGTTGCCTCATCCTCCCCAGAGCCCATTAAATCCGATTGAGCACTTGTGGGCTtacaaaaaaacgaaattaaaagaTTACCACATTTCTGGCAAAGAAACCTTAAAAAACGCTCTTAAGGATATAAGGAGTTCTATTGCTCAAGATGTAACACAAAATCTGGTACATTCGATGCCAAGAAGACTCTTAGCTGTTAAAGAAGCTAAAGGGCAGCATACAAAATactaaaagcacaaaaaatttacttttttatagttacaataagttttttttgttctgtacaagtattttttttgcgTATGAATTTTagcatgtttttgttattgttatttttttaacacaaaaatattcaaaatcgaaaaaggatttctatataaattaaaatattgcttgtaagctttaatttatgttaaacaaatattatatactctttcatatttaatttctgtgtttaattttattttagttcaaTAAGTATACAAGTTGTTTTTATGCTAACtgtaagattaaaaaaatcttacctttagaattgtacaaaacattggagtcttatttaagcAATAGACAATTTATGATGAAAGTAGGGGATTTCATATCGGATGAAAAACAGATAaaggctggtgtaccccagggcagcgttttaggcccaactctatacctcatatacgagtatacagtaGATCTTCCAActgctaacaatgtattaacttcaacttttgcggatgacacagctatagtaagccgtaacaaatgccatcaagaatattagcggagcatttaagttctgttgAAGAAGGGCtggcgaactggcgtataaatgtgagtgaacagaagtgtaagcatgtaacattttcgcttagaccaaaaatgtgcccggcagtaaaaataaataatattttagtaccccaagtgaacgaagtaacatatcttggaaTTCACTTTGATAGAAAgcttacgtggagaaaacacatctctagtaaaataacatgtatgaagattagagctgcatttgcagcttttaaataaaaactctaaacttagcctagacaacaaagtgcttttatataatgcgatcataaagccgatttggacgtatggcattcaactgtgaggtacgacctgtgcaactaagaTTGATATATTACTCGTACAAAGGTTCCCatcgaaaatgcttagaacaattacGTGTTCACCGTGGTACATGCAAaacgaaaatatccaaaaaGACCTTGGTATACCTATgataaagaaagaagtagaagatagcagaattaaatatatatctaaactctaAGATCACCCAACCCCTTTGggtaatgctttggtacattcctgcgatcaaacacgccttaaaagaagagacatgcctgcgtattaaagagcaacgtatcaccaaaacagctcaataaCTTActtgagcctgtctagttttAAATAgctttaagattttataacttattcttcttcttctgaatgggcgtagacaccgcttacgcgattatagccgagttaacaacagcgcgtcagtcctttcttcttttcgctacgtggcgccaattggatattccaagcgaagccagatccttctccacttggtccttccaacggagtggaggtcttcctcttgcTCTGCTtgccccggcgggtactgagtcgaatactttcacagctggagtgctttcgtccatccggacagcatgacccagccagcatagccgctgtcttttaattcgctgaactatgtcaatgtcgtcgcatatctcctacagctcatcgttccatcgaatgcaatattcaccgtggccaatgcgcaaaggaccataaatctttcgctgaacctttctctagaaaactcgtaacgtcgactcatcagttgttgtcatcgtccacgtctctgcaccatatagcaggacggggattatgagtGACTTTTACAGTtagatttttgttcgtcgagagaggactttgcttctcaattgcctactcagtccgaagtagcacctgttggtaagagttatcctgcgttggatttccaggctgacattattgatagttttacgctggttccaagctagacgaaattatctacgacttcaaagttatgactgtcaccAGTGACGAGAGATCCAAGTCGCatgtgcgacgactgtttctttggtgacaggagatattttgtattgccctcgttcactgccagacccatttgttttgcttccttgtccagtctggagaaagcagaactaacggcgcgggtgttgaggccgatgatactAATATAatagattgtacctgctcgattaagttctgcagctctaactattttctccagcagcagattgaagaagtcgcacgatttggcgcatggtgaatatcttgtcggttgttgatttgccaggactaaagccacactgataaggtccaatcagtttgttgccGGTAGGCTTTCACACAAAACACTCGATAGAACctcatatgcgatgttgaggaggcttatcccacggtagttggcgcagattgtggggtctccctttttatggattgggcatagcacacttaaactccaatctttgggcatgctttcatcagaccatattttagaaagaagctgatacatgctccttaacagctcttcgccgccgtgtttgaatggctcggccggcaatccatcggcccccacCCCTTTGTTGTTCTTAAGGCGGATacttgctattcgaacttcttcatggtcgagcaatggaattcactgccattcagcaggctggagaagtgttccctccataatttaagtatgttctgggcatcggtgactagatcacgtttgggggttctacaagagtatgctccagtcttaaaaccttctgtaagACTGTCTGTTTTGATTGCAGCgacgaaccttccttgtgtttgctggcgtgcgttttttgatgcacagaggcgggtgcgaatcatgcctgcaacaagatagtggtccgagtcgatgttaggacctcggagcgcacgcacatctaaaacactggagacgtgttttccgtctatcacaacatgatcgatctggttggtggtttttcgatccggagacagccaggtaacttgatgtatcttcttatgctggaatctagtactacagataaccatatttcgggccccggcgaagtcgataagcctcaacccatttggggatgtttcctcgtggaggctgaatttaccgaccgtagtaccaaatataccttctttgcccaccttggcgttaaagtcaacaagcacgattttaacatcgtggcggggcagctctcaaaagtgcgctccaagcactcatagaaggcatctttggtcacatcgtccgtTTCTTCCGTcggatgcggattgtggctaggcgTTTATTcactggagtgaatgatagtactcggcgacagagtctctctcccaccacgaatcccacaccaaatttgcgctttTTTATATGTCCACTGTAGCATATGCCACAAGttcctactcgtctctgtccttgtcccgtccatcgcattttttggacggcggtgatgtcagcctttattttcacgcggacatcaaccagctgggcagcgacaccttcccagttaagggaccggacattccaggtgcatgcttttaattcgtagtccttatttcgtttgccatggtcgtcatcaaaaggttggtctttcatccgaggcttgttgttccttttcattggtatgatattttacgtggcgagtcccaaacccagcacacaaccctgcgaaggggatgtttcgccttctcactttagctcgacttcaaacggatgttcttaggctacgcAGAGGacacttggtcaaagaccggaagtcgtgagctgcttcagtcatatgtaaaagaatcgtttctggtcactcccaagtgaaaggcgatcagagaactttcctcacttgcgtgaacttctacacgtgactccatcctccaggctttaaaaaaaagcagatccaataaataaaataatatacaaacaagtaaggaagggctaagttcatgtgtcaccgaacattttatactctcgcatgataaagtgataatcgagatttcattatccgtcatttatatatttttttattttgctgtaaaattaattagattattagttcctgagatatggtttttggtccataagtgggcgatgcCACTCCCATTTTCAGTTAAAGAAAAAGCCTGGGAGCAGTTTCCTTCTgctatttcttccgtaaaatttagtgtttctgacgttttttgttagtcggttaacgcacttttgtgattttcaacataacctttgtacgggaggtgggcgtggttattatccgatttcttccatttttgaactgtatatagaaatgcctgaagaaaacgactctatagagtttggttgacatagctatagtagtttgcgagatatgtgcaaaaaaattagtagggggcggggccacgcccactttacCAAATAAATTACGTCCAAaaatgcccctccctaatgcgatcttttgtgccaaatttcactttaatgtctttatttatggcttagttatgacactttatttgttttacgtgtaccaagtttcatcatgatttctcaatttttactca
The sequence above is a segment of the Bactrocera dorsalis isolate Fly_Bdor chromosome 6, ASM2337382v1, whole genome shotgun sequence genome. Coding sequences within it:
- the LOC125779755 gene encoding uncharacterized protein LOC125779755, producing the protein MDDLSSKAFIDAFTRFISRRGLCRDNATTFVGANRMMKEDLAAWHSEQNQQYLANIGTSWHFITPSAPHHGGLWEAAVKSAKRHLVRVIGNQAMWHSQLQTLATRIEACLDSRPLIPLTDDLEDKYALTPGDFLIGAPLIAVPEPTVAEIPSNQLKHWQWLGRIHQQFWHR